One window of the Lycorma delicatula isolate Av1 chromosome 3, ASM4794821v1, whole genome shotgun sequence genome contains the following:
- the Pex11ab gene encoding peroxisomal biogenesis factor 11ab isoform X3, translating to METIVKLNNQTLGRDKLARLIQYLSRVVWHYMEQRNANKKSVEKLKQIEYTFSTFRKILRLGRCIDVLYSSLTTINYTEPMVRLTSTLSKITNGLYLLCDHVLWAARAGLADINTAEWGTTANRYWLFSIYCNLIRDVYEIFRIISLYNNKVYSLFLNNEEIHVNIDPEMLCFLMKDLTQILAVKVKCYTKLDGEKLLRKLVFYCNIA from the exons GCTTATTCAGTATTTAAGCCGTGTTGTCTGGCATTATATGGAGCAAAGGAATGCcaataaaaaatctgttgaaaaattaaagcAGATTGAATATACATTTAGCACATTTAGAAAAA TATTGAGGTTGGGTAGGTGTATAGACGTATTGTACAGCTCACTGACTACCATAAATTATACTGAACCAATGGTACGTTTGACCTCAACATTGTCTAAAATAACAAATGGATTGTATTTATTATGTGATCATGTGTTGTGGGCTGCTCGAGCTGGCTTAGCTGACATTAATACAGCAGAGTGGGGAACTACAGCGAATAGATATTGGCTATTTTCAATATATTGTAATCTAATACGTgatgtttatgaaatatttagaataatatcattgtacaataataag GTGTAttccttgtttttaaataatgaagagaTTCATGTGAACATAGATccagaaatgctttgttttttaatgaaagatctTACCCAGATTTTGGCTGTAAAGGTCAAATGTTATACAAAACTCGATGgagaaaaattattaaggaaattagttttttattgcaatattgcatga
- the Pex11ab gene encoding peroxisomal biogenesis factor 11ab isoform X1 has product METIVKLNNQTLGRDKLARLIQYLSRVVWHYMEQRNANKKSVEKLKQIEYTFSTFRKILRLGRCIDVLYSSLTTINYTEPMVRLTSTLSKITNGLYLLCDHVLWAARAGLADINTAEWGTTANRYWLFSIYCNLIRDVYEIFRIISLYNNKVNKSKSIKTVCGYSQNTSRITYNNYQSGNKMLLNILSEHKDVVLDTVKNSCDVFIPLTSLGFVKLSPGTIGMLGTISSIISIIVLIDPLSKLTPS; this is encoded by the exons GCTTATTCAGTATTTAAGCCGTGTTGTCTGGCATTATATGGAGCAAAGGAATGCcaataaaaaatctgttgaaaaattaaagcAGATTGAATATACATTTAGCACATTTAGAAAAA TATTGAGGTTGGGTAGGTGTATAGACGTATTGTACAGCTCACTGACTACCATAAATTATACTGAACCAATGGTACGTTTGACCTCAACATTGTCTAAAATAACAAATGGATTGTATTTATTATGTGATCATGTGTTGTGGGCTGCTCGAGCTGGCTTAGCTGACATTAATACAGCAGAGTGGGGAACTACAGCGAATAGATATTGGCTATTTTCAATATATTGTAATCTAATACGTgatgtttatgaaatatttagaataatatcattgtacaataataaggtaaataaatctaaaagtattaaaacagtTTGTGGTTATAGTCAAAATACGTCTCGCATTACTTACAATAATTATCAGAGTGGTAataagatgttattaaatattttgtcagaACATAAAGATGTTGTATTAGATACAGTTAAAAATAGTTGTGATGTTTTTATACCATTGACTAGTTTAGGATTTGTTAAACTTAGTCCTGGCACCATTGGTATGCTGGGTACTATATCGTCtataataagtattattgttCTAATTGATCCATTGTCAAAATTAACACCTTCATAG
- the Pex11ab gene encoding peroxisomal biogenesis factor 11ab isoform X2, which translates to MEQRNANKKSVEKLKQIEYTFSTFRKILRLGRCIDVLYSSLTTINYTEPMVRLTSTLSKITNGLYLLCDHVLWAARAGLADINTAEWGTTANRYWLFSIYCNLIRDVYEIFRIISLYNNKVNKSKSIKTVCGYSQNTSRITYNNYQSGNKMLLNILSEHKDVVLDTVKNSCDVFIPLTSLGFVKLSPGTIGMLGTISSIISIIVLIDPLSKLTPS; encoded by the exons ATGGAGCAAAGGAATGCcaataaaaaatctgttgaaaaattaaagcAGATTGAATATACATTTAGCACATTTAGAAAAA TATTGAGGTTGGGTAGGTGTATAGACGTATTGTACAGCTCACTGACTACCATAAATTATACTGAACCAATGGTACGTTTGACCTCAACATTGTCTAAAATAACAAATGGATTGTATTTATTATGTGATCATGTGTTGTGGGCTGCTCGAGCTGGCTTAGCTGACATTAATACAGCAGAGTGGGGAACTACAGCGAATAGATATTGGCTATTTTCAATATATTGTAATCTAATACGTgatgtttatgaaatatttagaataatatcattgtacaataataaggtaaataaatctaaaagtattaaaacagtTTGTGGTTATAGTCAAAATACGTCTCGCATTACTTACAATAATTATCAGAGTGGTAataagatgttattaaatattttgtcagaACATAAAGATGTTGTATTAGATACAGTTAAAAATAGTTGTGATGTTTTTATACCATTGACTAGTTTAGGATTTGTTAAACTTAGTCCTGGCACCATTGGTATGCTGGGTACTATATCGTCtataataagtattattgttCTAATTGATCCATTGTCAAAATTAACACCTTCATAG